The following are encoded in a window of Pectinophora gossypiella chromosome 8, ilPecGoss1.1, whole genome shotgun sequence genomic DNA:
- the LOC126369203 gene encoding uncharacterized protein LOC126369203, producing the protein METVLVQNKIKLLFEKMSAPGYIMNNYYADGLINKLAEDTEPEISFMKLLTQISDLITDALGRIEECHATVKVFLVRLLAIASKKELHFAKIFSKRGEEIAKRFREINSSGINPSLRVAHMEVALAMVSHDTGVSWLLETGVWKEILSLCSEKQTVFVVRQTYKFASRFMWKLNDMSDETNIRQVLSHVLKPVQEIDFCNIYSLTPEMEESFTKVLEPMLHIIMAVVTEVDYMPKQNILMGILLREHGIVSYLHLVMDRMREMTLQTTKLIVWLTVAKSFLVKPLTADTVYVAEDFIEVLAVYFNIVQLFVARRSATGALDFCTACNLIWLAICRNKSFNYSRESTNIHNKLLFMCLVPTLVYIKEMGKDKYTEKVYERIKGYITKILNGTCEHTAKAAYALRDLSDQLDSLTITIQSVKRLTCMKNHLNNEQANFVFQALFYILIEYDPTIHEVTEEMYEDSQDKVLVMTYVLDNVLYLVKHHDINWCESLEVICLYNIVYNILQRPNLSCKFVVTALNVIAVTVKKFLPPNLSLLLESKPGSSMHELGKLIYMKMHDLNWEVRDSALELLLVCTHISYIKFPPFQKQIMEKNLINVAATIAFNDHEFYVQASALKCVGAATQVSAIWEQLRVQYPCILEKILSILRNNQEGIVRKEACNVLCEVYQNIKLTAAFKHTLYEHMVSSALSDFHWEVQLAALKFWKIVIQSLLNDQGMLDGTFPPVTFSRETRKIVTLNDIEIQKRLLRILNELASIGCLTVLVKLLQEDTEVEIMDTALSLALEIDDILSKYKVHDGVKLNENEVATIEELLCYIKEEEIDGAQDMANAEAANTSDNVIDGILNASDINLLANIYERHMTLESGKAQTNASETCTPKIKLLKFASPYLFVNHLKKNDLKALLENKRKWKEGIRSLSSLLDDVLGIYEMNEEVNTLDCY; encoded by the exons ATGGAGACTGTACTGGTGCAGAATAAGATAAAGCTGCTTTTCGAGAAGATGAGTGCACCAGGTTATATTATGAACAATTACTACGCTGATGGACTAATCAACAAACTGGCCGAGGATACAGAACCAG AAATCTCATTCATGAAACTTCTGACTCAAATATCAGATCTGATTACGGACGCCTTGGGTCGCATAGAAGAATGCCACGCAACAGTTAAAGTGTTCCTCGTCCGACTGCTGGCCATCGCTTCGAAGAAAGAACTGCATTTTGCCAAGATATTCTCCAAAAGGGGCGAAGAAATCGCCAAGCGTTTCAGAGAAATCAACTCCTCAGGTATAAACCCCAGTTTAAGAGTCGCACACATGGAAGTCGCGTTGGCTATGGTTTCTCATGATACAGGAGTGTCGTGGCTTCTGGAGACAGGCGTCTGGAAAGAAATCCTTAGTCTTTGCAGTGAGAAACAAACAGTCTTTGTCGTTCGACAAACTTACAAATTCGCCTCTCGATTCATGTGGAAACTGAACGACATGAGCGACGAAACCAACATCAGACAAGTTCTTAGCCATGTTCTAAAACCTGTTCAGGAAATTGATTTTTGCAACATATACTCTCTCACTCCCGAGATGGAGGAAAGCTTTACCAAAGTCCTGGAGCCTATGCTTCACATCATCATGGCTGTGGTGACTGAAGTAGATTATATGCCCAAACAGAATATACTCATGGGCATCTTATTGAGGGAACACGGCATCGTGTCTTACCTTCATCTGGTGATGGATCGGATGCGTGAAATGACATTACAGACAACGAAGTTGATCGTCTGGCTGACGGTAGCCAAGTCGTTCCTCGTCAAACCGTTGACGGCAGACACGGTATATGTCGCCGAAGACTTCATTGAGGTCCTTGCCGTGTACTTCAATATAGTCCAATTATTCGTCGCCCGGCGCTCAGCGACCGGAGCGCTTGACTTCTGTACCGCTTGCAACTTGATTTGGTTGGCAATTTGCAGGAACAAATCATTTAACTACAGCCGTGAGAGCACAAATATTCACAACAAGTTGTTGTTCATGTGCCTCGTTCCTACGCTGGTGTACATTAAGGAGATGGGAAAGGACAAATATACCGAGAAAGTTTACGAGAGAATAAAAGGGTATATAACAAAGATCCTGAATGGTACATGTGAACACACAGCGAAAGCGGCGTACGCTTTGAGAGATCTGTCAGACCAGCTGGACTCTTTGACTATAACAATACAGAGTGTGAAGAGGTTGACGTGTATGAAGAACCATTTGAACAATGAGCAGGCAAATTTTGTTTTCCAAGCGTTGTTCTATATTCTGATAGAGTACGACCCAACAATACATGAGGTGACAGAGGAGATGTACGAAGACAGCCAGGACAAAGTACTGGTGATGACGTATGTGTTGGACAACGTGCTGTACCTCGTGAAGCACCATGACATCAACTGGTGCGAGAGCCTTGAGGTGATCTGTCTGTACAACATCGTCTACAATATACTGCAGAGGCCGAACTTGTCTTGCAAG TTCGTAGTCACAGCCCTGAACGTGATAGCAGTAACCGTGAAGAAATTCCTGCCCCCCAACCTCTCGTTACTGCTGGAATCGAAGCCGGGCTCGTCGATGCACGAGCTGGGCAAACTGATCTACATGAAGATGCATGACCTCAACTGGGAGGTACGCGACTCCGCCCTCGAGCTGCTGCTGGTGTGCACCCACATCTCTTATATCA AATTCCCGCCCTTCCAAAAACAAATAATGGAGAAGAATTTAATCAACGTGGCTGCGACTATTGCGTTTAATGACCACGAGTTCTACGTGCAAGCGTCTGCGCTGAAGTGCGTGGGAGCAGCCACCCAGGTCAGCGCAATCTGGGAACAGCTACGCGTGCAGTATCCTTGCATACTG gaaaaaatattatcgattcTACGGAACAACCAAGAAGGCATAGTCCGCAAAGAAGCCTGTAACGTTCTATGCGAGGTGTACCAAAATATTAAACTGACTGCAGCGTTCAAACACACCTTGTACGAACATATGGTGTCATCAGCATTGAGCGACTTCCATTGGGAAGTACAACTCGCTGCGTTGAAATTCTGGAAAATTGTCATCCAGTCACTCTTGAACGACCAAGGTATGTTAGATGGTACCTTCCCTCCTGTTACATTCTCTCGCGAAACTCGCAAAATCGTCACCCTAAACGACATTGAGATTCAAAAGAGATTACTAAGAATACTAAACGAGTTAGCGTCAATTGGATGTCTAACAGTTTTAGTTAAGTTACTACAAGAGGACACAGAAGTCGAAATTATGGACACAGCTTTATCTCTAGCACTTGAGATAGACgacattttaagtaagtacaaagtTCACGATGGTGTCAAACTTAATGAGAATGAAGTAGCAACTATTGAAGAGCTGTTGTGTTATATAAAAGAGGAAGAAATTGATGGCGCTCAGGATATGGCTAACGCAGAAGCTGCAAATACTTCAGACAATGTGATAGACGGTATATTAAACGCTAGTGATATTAATCTTCTAGCAAACATATACGAAAGGCATATGACCCTAGAATCGGGCAAAGCACAGACGAATGCATCAGAAACATGCACACCTAAAATAAAGCTCTTAAAATTCGCATCACCGTACCTCTTCGTGAATCATTTGAAGAAAAATGACCTTAAAGCTCTTTTAGAAAACAAAAGGAAATGGAAAGAAGGAATTAGAAGTCTATCTTCACTACTCGATGACGTTCTCGGAATTTACGAGATGAATGAAGAGGTAAACACGTTAGATTGTTACTGA
- the LOC126369205 gene encoding uncharacterized protein LOC126369205 isoform X1: MELNNCKKKLKVLFDKFFNENLELSNYVRENLVKQLAESGKRTDNIFETPFFSDLLIYALTNIDKGTLSVKIFITQLVNLLIENELQFCKFVQLQGFTMVTEKVLKTKTVISAPTLVSACFKICSSMICHSTGVYWAVQYRLWKDILSRNLLVKPKNIAVEAYNFIGKLVWKLDEYEEESAITDILKFIVEPIKNNQYPNRVLDADGEEAIYKPLLPFLESLKTILEETNRIIRPNKVVPVLRQYLLIEPVVSILLSVTRDRSFAYILSQIVFRISFAYNVSIAMQNKEEHDLAREITVVYYNVFHELLRKQMPQESVHFTASCFVFWSKFDKNIVPPSFERHGRTYLVEDQFLTILLTPLLTYSCIKNKRQTTSCNAEESLSAFHYKLSTLTEEHIVKAAYSFYAVLEADLSYKKQLAIDTVKRLFEMKSYLSGGQAGVLYQALFYNLQFYTVTDETGALTVGDNPVTCPDDVKLLSLVLEAIKMLLKEHKINWYESVEIISLQNCLMNLLKQNILPIKQLLQALDLIDLSIQQFLSPDLALLIASRRGSTLNEIAAVMSSYLQHPEWEVRDSALHLLLSCTELAYVKYVPMQALLSENSALALAVRAAVYDEETYVQVTALKCLAAATKIESLWALALSEEPGLNMHMMYMLKNNTESGIRKEAANVLVELYTNQKTSPHFQQCLYKVMTSAALEDLDWEVQIVALHFWKVAIQYQMSNRGMIDGNFPTVTFCKERRKIVTLNEHEIQKQLNGIMNDLATIGCLNVLNKCLVEEYNIPVLEKAYYVAKELVSILDCYKFQGVHNTVKIEDQYAEDICETDDAMDTAIDATQKTEILRNQVLDSMLNTSQCDLICDLYDKYVEIKTNGVHEDYFNPSTVNKWIDPNEFLKSFREKDHLAIIEEKKNWHLEPKSLDSLLDEILGLQLN; encoded by the exons ATGGAGCTAAATAATTGCAAGAAAAAATTGAAAGTGTTGTTTGATAAGTTTTTTAACGAGAATCTGGAACTCAGTAATTACGTTCGAGAGAACCTTGTAAAACAACTCGCAGAGAGTGGAAAAc GCACTGACAACATATTCGAAACACCGTTCTTCTCCGATTTGCTGATCTACGCTCTGACTAACATCGACAAAGGGACGTTATcagtcaaaatatttataacccAACTGGTCAACTTGCTAATAGAGAATGAGTTGCAGTTTTGCAAGTTTGTACAGCTGCAGGGGTTCACGATGGTGACAGAAAAGGTGTTAAAAACCAAGACAGTCATCAGCGCCCCAACTCTGGTCTCCGCCTGTTTTAAAATCTGCAGCTCCATGATCTGCCACAGTACCGGCGTCTACTGGGCCGTGCAGTACCGCCTCTGGAAAGATATCCTCAGCCGAAACCTCCTGGTCAAGCCGAAAAACATTGCCGTCGAAGCTTACAATTTCATCGGCAAACTGGTATGGAAACTCGATGAGTACGAGGAAGAATCAGCCATCACCGATATTCTGAAGTTCATCGTGGAGCCGATCAAGAACAACCAGTATCCAAACCGAGTGCTCGACGCCGATGGCGAAGAGGCCATCTACAAACCGCTGCTTCCGTTCTTGGAATCGCTAAAAACGATTTTAGAAGAAACTAATCGTATCATCCGTCCTAATAAAGTCGTCCCCGTGTTGCGTCAGTACCTGCTGATTGAGCCCGTGGTTTCGATTCTCCTCAGCGTGACCCGAGACCGCAGTTTTGCCTACATACTCAGTCAAATAGTTTTCCGAATCAGTTTCGCGTATAACGTCTCGATTGCTATGCAAAATAAGGAGGAACACGATTTGGCAAGAGAAATAACTGTTGTATATTATAACGTCTTCCACGAACTGCTTCGGAAACAAATGCCTCAAGAGTCGGTACATTTCACTGCCTCTTGTTTTGTGTTTTGGTCGAAATTCGACAAGAACATCGTTCCGCCGTCATTTGAAAGGCACGGCAGGACTTATCTGGTTGAAGACCAGTTCCTAACGATATTGTTAACACCTTTATTGACATACTCCTGTATTAAGAACAAACGGCAAACCACGAGCTGTAACGCAGAGGAATCTCTCAGCGCGTTCCACTACAAGTTGTCCACGTTGACTGAAGAGCATATCGTCAAAGCGGCTTACTCTTTTTATGCGGTTCTTGAGGCCGATTTGAGTTATAAGAAGCAGTTGGCAATAGACACTGTGAAGCGACTTTTTGAAATGAAGAGTTACTTGAGTGGGGGACAGGCAGGGGTGTTGTACCAGGCATTGTTCTATAATCTGCAGTTCTACACGGTGACTGACGAAACCGGGGCATTGACGGTGGGAGATAATCCCGTCACATGTCCTGATGACGTGAAGCTGCTTTCCCTGGTACTCGAAGCTATAAAGATGCTCCTTAAAGAGCATAAAATAAACTGGTACGAGAGCGTGGAAATTATCAGTCTTCAGAACTGTTTGATGAATTTATTGAAGCAGAATATTCTCCCTATTAAG CAACTCCTGCAAGCTCTAGACCTGATCGACTTAAGCATACAGCAGTTCCTGTCTCCGGATTTAGCACTCCTCATCGCGAGCCGTCGCGGGAGTACCCTGAATGAAATAGCAGCGGTTATGAGCTCCTATTTGCAGCACCCCGAGTGGGAGGTCCGTGACTCCGCCCTGCATCTGCTGCTTAGCTGCACGGAACTCGCTTATGTCA AGTACGTGCCAATGCAAGCGCTGCTGAGCGAGAACAGCGCGCTGGCGCTGGCTGTGCGTGCGGCGGTCTATGATGAGGAGACGTATGTGCAGGTCACGGCATTGAAGTGTCTCGCCGCTGCTACCAAGATTGAGAGCCTCTGGGCGCTTGCCTTGAGTGAGGAGCCTGGGTTAAAC ATGCACATGATGTACATGTTGAAGAATAATACAGAAAGCGGTATCAGGAAAGAAGCAGCCAACGTGCTTGTGGAACTTTACACCAACCAGAAAACTAGTCCACACTTTCAACAGTGTCTCTATAAAGTCATGACATCAGCAGCTCTTGAAGACTTAGATTGGGAAGTCCAAATCGTCGCACTACACTTCTGGAAGGTAGCAATACAATACCAAATGTCCAACAGAGGAATGATCGACGGCAATTTCCCCACAGTAACTTTTtgtaaagaaagaagaaaaatagtCACTTTAAATGAACATGAAATTCAAAAGCAACTTAACGGTATCATGAATGATTTAGCAACAATAGGATGTTTGAACGTATTAAACAAATGTTTGGTCGAAGAATACAATATACCAGTCCTGGAGAAAGCTTATTATGTTGCTAAAGAACTAGTGTCTATATTAGATTGCTATAAATTCCAAGGTGTACACAACACAGTAAAGATAGAAGATCAATATGCGGAAGACATTTGTGAAACGGATGATGCTATGGACACAGCAATAGATGCTACACAAAAAACTGAAATTTTAAGAAATCAAGTCTTAGATAGCATGCTTAACACAAGCCAATGCGATCTAATTTGCGATTTATACGACAAGTACGTCGAAATAAAGACAAACGGTGTGCATGAAGATTACTTCAATCCGTCGACTGTGAATAAATGGATCGACCCGAACGAATTTTTGAAGAGCTTCAGAGAGAAAGACCATTTAGCGATTATTGAAGAGAAAAAGAACTGGCACTTGGAACCGAAAAGTTTGGACTCTTTGCTAGATGAAATTTTAGGGCTACAACTTAActag
- the LOC126369205 gene encoding uncharacterized protein LOC126369205 isoform X2: protein MELNNCKKKLKVLFDKFFNENLELSNYVRENLVKQLAESGKRTDNIFETPFFSDLLIYALTNIDKGTLSVKIFITQLVNLLIENELQFCKFVQLQGFTMVTEKVLKTKTVISAPTLVSACFKICSSMICHSTGVYWAVQYRLWKDILSRNLLVKPKNIAVEAYNFIGKLVWKLDEYEEESAITDILKFIVEPIKNNQYPNRVLDADGEEAIYKPLLPFLESLKTILEETNRIIRPNKVVPVLRQYLLIEPVVSILLSVTRDRSFAYILSQIVFRISFAYNVSIAMQNKEEHDLAREITVVYYNVFHELLRKQMPQESVHFTASCFVFWSKFDKNIVPPSFERHGRTYLVEDQFLTILLTPLLTYSCIKNKRQTTSCNAEESLSAFHYKLSTLTEEHIVKAAYSFYAVLEADLSYKKQLAIDTVKRLFEMKSYLSGGQAGVLYQALFYNLQFYTVTDETGALTVGDNPVTCPDDVKLLSLVLEAIKMLLKEHKINWYESVEIISLQNCLMNLLKQNILPIKQLLQALDLIDLSIQQFLSPDLALLIASRRGSTLNEIAAVMSSYLQHPEWEVRDSALHLLLSCTELAYVKYVPMQALLSENSALALAVRAAVYDEETYVQVTALKCLAAATKIESLWALALSEEPGLNFDF from the exons ATGGAGCTAAATAATTGCAAGAAAAAATTGAAAGTGTTGTTTGATAAGTTTTTTAACGAGAATCTGGAACTCAGTAATTACGTTCGAGAGAACCTTGTAAAACAACTCGCAGAGAGTGGAAAAc GCACTGACAACATATTCGAAACACCGTTCTTCTCCGATTTGCTGATCTACGCTCTGACTAACATCGACAAAGGGACGTTATcagtcaaaatatttataacccAACTGGTCAACTTGCTAATAGAGAATGAGTTGCAGTTTTGCAAGTTTGTACAGCTGCAGGGGTTCACGATGGTGACAGAAAAGGTGTTAAAAACCAAGACAGTCATCAGCGCCCCAACTCTGGTCTCCGCCTGTTTTAAAATCTGCAGCTCCATGATCTGCCACAGTACCGGCGTCTACTGGGCCGTGCAGTACCGCCTCTGGAAAGATATCCTCAGCCGAAACCTCCTGGTCAAGCCGAAAAACATTGCCGTCGAAGCTTACAATTTCATCGGCAAACTGGTATGGAAACTCGATGAGTACGAGGAAGAATCAGCCATCACCGATATTCTGAAGTTCATCGTGGAGCCGATCAAGAACAACCAGTATCCAAACCGAGTGCTCGACGCCGATGGCGAAGAGGCCATCTACAAACCGCTGCTTCCGTTCTTGGAATCGCTAAAAACGATTTTAGAAGAAACTAATCGTATCATCCGTCCTAATAAAGTCGTCCCCGTGTTGCGTCAGTACCTGCTGATTGAGCCCGTGGTTTCGATTCTCCTCAGCGTGACCCGAGACCGCAGTTTTGCCTACATACTCAGTCAAATAGTTTTCCGAATCAGTTTCGCGTATAACGTCTCGATTGCTATGCAAAATAAGGAGGAACACGATTTGGCAAGAGAAATAACTGTTGTATATTATAACGTCTTCCACGAACTGCTTCGGAAACAAATGCCTCAAGAGTCGGTACATTTCACTGCCTCTTGTTTTGTGTTTTGGTCGAAATTCGACAAGAACATCGTTCCGCCGTCATTTGAAAGGCACGGCAGGACTTATCTGGTTGAAGACCAGTTCCTAACGATATTGTTAACACCTTTATTGACATACTCCTGTATTAAGAACAAACGGCAAACCACGAGCTGTAACGCAGAGGAATCTCTCAGCGCGTTCCACTACAAGTTGTCCACGTTGACTGAAGAGCATATCGTCAAAGCGGCTTACTCTTTTTATGCGGTTCTTGAGGCCGATTTGAGTTATAAGAAGCAGTTGGCAATAGACACTGTGAAGCGACTTTTTGAAATGAAGAGTTACTTGAGTGGGGGACAGGCAGGGGTGTTGTACCAGGCATTGTTCTATAATCTGCAGTTCTACACGGTGACTGACGAAACCGGGGCATTGACGGTGGGAGATAATCCCGTCACATGTCCTGATGACGTGAAGCTGCTTTCCCTGGTACTCGAAGCTATAAAGATGCTCCTTAAAGAGCATAAAATAAACTGGTACGAGAGCGTGGAAATTATCAGTCTTCAGAACTGTTTGATGAATTTATTGAAGCAGAATATTCTCCCTATTAAG CAACTCCTGCAAGCTCTAGACCTGATCGACTTAAGCATACAGCAGTTCCTGTCTCCGGATTTAGCACTCCTCATCGCGAGCCGTCGCGGGAGTACCCTGAATGAAATAGCAGCGGTTATGAGCTCCTATTTGCAGCACCCCGAGTGGGAGGTCCGTGACTCCGCCCTGCATCTGCTGCTTAGCTGCACGGAACTCGCTTATGTCA AGTACGTGCCAATGCAAGCGCTGCTGAGCGAGAACAGCGCGCTGGCGCTGGCTGTGCGTGCGGCGGTCTATGATGAGGAGACGTATGTGCAGGTCACGGCATTGAAGTGTCTCGCCGCTGCTACCAAGATTGAGAGCCTCTGGGCGCTTGCCTTGAGTGAGGAGCCTGGGTTAAAC tttGATTTCTGA
- the LOC126369275 gene encoding 39S ribosomal protein L12, mitochondrial → MNSIKIVRNLPRQWRSFSRCSILQQEVLQAAQPLSVPVPEGVDKPVSPKIEKLFTEITSLNLLEVSELSQVLKKRLNLPDAPVMPMGGFAMAPVAAQEDEEAATPKAVKTSFTVKMTKFDDKQKVALIKEVKSLLEGFNLVQAKKFVESVPTVVKADISKDEAEKLKEALSKVGAVIEIE, encoded by the exons atgAATAGCATCAAGATTGTAAGGAATTTACCTCGCCAATGGCGGTCTTTCTCACGAtg CTCAATTTTGCAGCAAGAGGTGTTACAGGCGGCCCAGCCACTCTCAGTCCCAGTGCCCGAGGGCGTCGACAAGCCAGTGTCGCCGAAAATAGAGAAACTGTTCACCGAAATTACAAGTCTTAACCTTCTTGAAGTCTCTGAACTTAGCCAG gtGCTGAAAAAAAGACTGAACCTTCCCGATGCACCGGTGATGCCTATGGGAGGCTTTGCTATGGCTCCAGTTGCAGCTCAAGAAGACGAAGAGGCTGCCACACCAAAGGCTGTTAAAACCAGCTTTACT GTAAAAATGACCAAATTCGACGACAAACAGAAAGTGGCCCTGATCAAAGAAGTGAAGAGCCTTCTAGAAGGTTTCAACTTGGTGCAAGCGAAGAAGTTCGTGGAAAGTGTACCCACAGTTGTGAAGGCTGATATCTCCAAAGACGAAGCTGAGAAACTAAAGGAGGCCTTAAGCAAAGTCGGGGCAGTCATAGAAATTGAATAG